The sequence TCCCCATGTAAAATAAAGTTTTCCATATCTTAATTTTGATTTACCTGCAATCTCAGGAAAATTCTGGATAGTCTTCTCAATAATTGCTTTTTCATCAAAAAATAACCGGTCAATTTTCTTTATCTTTTGAGTGGGATGAATCCGATATTTGACTAATGGTTGCTCAAGATAGCCACATTTGTAATGATGTGCCAGTCGAAGCCAAAAATCATAATCTTCTGTCCGTGATAGTGCCTCATCAAACATTCCAATCATCTTAAAGCAATCTTTCTTCACCATAACCGATGAAGTAAGTACCCAATTCTCCATAAATAGTGTTTTAAAAATATTTCCAGATAAAGTATCTGATACCCTTCGAACTCCGATTATATTTCCTGATTCGTCAATAAGCATTAAATTAGTATGAATCCAATCTATCTCCTGGCATTGTCGAAACAGGTTTATTTGTAATTCCAATTTTTGTGGCAGCCAGATATCATCCGCATCCAAAAAGGCAATATATTCCCCTTTAGCTGATTTTATTCCCACATTCCTCGCTGAAGCAGAACCGCCATTATCTTTATAAATATAGTAAATTTTATCCATAAATGGCTCAATTATCCGTTTGGTATTATCTGTTGAGCCATCATCTACTACAATTATTTCAATATCCTGATATGTTTGTTCTACAACGCTATTAATAGCTTGCGGTAGAAAATTCTCTGCGTTATAGGTTGGAATAATAATACTTATCGTTGCCATAGTTTTATTCGCTCTACTAATTTGCTAAACTGACCATCTTATAAATCTTTAAAGTTTCATTAGCTGTCTTTTCCCATGAAAAAAATTTGGCTCTTTGAATGCCTTTTTCTCTTAATTCATTCGCAAGAGTGGTATTAGTTAAAACCTGTCCCATTGCTTGACTTATTTCTTCTACATTATAAGGATTAACTAAAATCCCTGCATCTTCTACTACCTCAGCAGTGGCTGTTGTAGCAGAAGCTATAATCGGTGTGCCGCAAGCCATTGCTTCTACAACAGGTAACCCAAATCCTTCTACTAATGTAGGAAAGACAAATACCTCTGCTGAGGAATATAGCCCGGGCATATCTTCCATAGGAATTTCGTTAATAAAAATTACATCTTCTTTTAGATTTAATTCCTGGACTTTTTTTAATATTTCATCAGTTTCTAACCTCCACTTGCAACCTGCAATGACTAAATTATATGCTTCAGATACATTATTTTTTAACTCATAAAAAGCCTCGACCAATCTACCTACATTTTTTCGAGGAGTTAAATTCCCTACATAAAGTAAGTATTTTCTATTTAGATTATACTTTTTCCGTATATTATTTAAGATATTCTTATCATTAATAGGATAATATTCTTCACCAACACCAAGATAAGTTACTCCTATTTTTTCTTGAGGGATTTTTAACACCTCCCTAATATAATTTTTAATATGATGAGAGATAGTAATAATGAAATCTGTTCTTTTTAAAGTAATTGCCCTTTCCAGTTCATATTTTTTAGCCAAAAAATTTAAACATTCTCTCATGCCTACTCCTGAATCGTAAATGGTAACTATTGATTTACCAAATAGTTGAGGTGGAGATGGAGAGAAAGTTTGATGAAAAATATCTACCTTCCCTACGAGCAGTTCTATTGGCAGATGAAATCTTCCCCAGACCCAATTTTCTAAGAATTGAGTTTGACATCTAAAAACCCTATTTTTAAAATTTGAGGTCTCTAAATCCCTGATAAGTTTATAATTTTTCGGTCTAACAAAGCTATGAAATAAAATATACTCATTCTCTTTATCTATTTTAGCTAAATGTTTAACTAAATTGTAAGAATAGACGGCTAAACCACCTATCATCTGTTGAAAGACAATTTTTCTAACATCAATTCCTATTCGCATTTTCAGGCTAACTCCTTATACACTGCCAATGTTTCGCTGGCTGTTTTTTCCCATGAAAATAATTTAGCCCTTTGTAGCCCTTTCTTTCCTAATTCTATCCTGAGGTTAGTATCACTTAATAGTTGATACATAGCCCCAGCTATATCCTCTACCTTAAAAGGGTCAATTAAAATTCCTGCATCCCTGGCTAATTCAGGTAAAGAAGCAATATTCGAGGTAATAACTGGTGTCCCACAAGCCATTGCTTCAATTACTGGTAGTCCAAACCCTTCATATAAAGAAGGGAAAACAAAGATTTCAGCACCACTGTACAAAGCCGGTAAATCTTCATCCGAAATATAACCTGTAAAAATAACATCTTTTTGTAGATTCAATTCATTCACCTTTTGAAATACTTTGTCAAAAGCCCAACCTCCACCTGTTATTACCAAATTATAACCGTCTATGGAATTCTTCAATTGAGAAAATGCCTCAAATAATCTGATAAGATTTTTTTTAGGTTCAACATTGCCCACAAATAAAATATATCTGTTTTTAATGCCGTATTTATGTTTAATCTTATCAATTATTACCTTATCTTCGATAGGATAGAAGCACTCATTCACGCCAGAATATATAACTTTAATTTTCTCTGCTGACATCTTCTTCCAGTTTTCCAATATCCGATTTTTTGTAAAGAGTGAGTCTGAAATAATCAAATTTGCCCTTTTGATTCCCTTATGAACTTCTTTTTCCAGTGACTTTACCCACTCTAATTTTAGAAATTCAGGGTGGTCTATAAACATCAAATCATGGATTGTTAATACTGTTTTAGCCCAAATTGAGGGAAGAAGCAGATGTCTGGGACCATGAAATACATCCAGCCTGCCCAGACAAAATTCTATGGGTAAAGAAACTTTAAATAGCCTGGTCATAATTTTTGATGGTATAGGGCAAACAGCATTATGAAAATTATTGGAGGTGAATTGAGGAAGAAATCTTTGATATTGCGGTCTTATAAAATTGAAGAATAAAAAGTATTGATTTTCCTTATCTATTTTTTCCAGATGAGATATTAAATTAGCCAGATACTGTTCTAATCCTGCTCGTTCTTCTCTAATGAGACTCCGTGCATCTATTCCAATTTTCATAATTCTATTTTATCATTCGTAGGAGATAATGTCAAGGGAATTTTAAGCGGCGGCATAATGGGTTAGTCATTTGGGGGTAATGTGTAATAAAACATTAGACAACCCCCTAACCCCCTTTGTTAAGGGGGAATTTTGGGGGGTGTCTGAAAATAACGCTAATAGTGAAATCTATCCAGATTTGTGTAAAAAAGGGGATAAGGAGATAAAAGGAGATATGGAGATTATTCATTGTAATTTGCAAAATTTTAGAATGAATTTATCTCCTTATCTCCATAATCCCCATATCTCCTTTTCTTACACTATTTCAACCTTTATGCTAGATTAAGACACCACCGAATTTTGCCTACAAACCTGCAGTTCTGCTCATCCTCCAAATCTCTAATCTCTAGTTCTCCATTTCACTAACCCATTACGCGGCGGCACGAATGAGTGTTTCTTCTTTTTTTCCATTAGTCATTTGAAGTCCCAATCGTTGTTCTGTGGCTCGGATGATCGTTCCAATCATCTCACTGTAAGATATTCCTTCAATCTTTGCCATTTTTGCCAGGTGTCCATCCCAGCACCAACCTGGGTTAGGATTTACCTCAAGCAATTTAGGATTACCATCTGAATCAACCCTCCAATCAAATCGGCAATAATCCCTGCACTCCAGGCGCTCATATAACTTTAAACAACATTCCACAATGGATTTTTTTGTCTCCTCTGGCAACTGGGCAGGAATGGATTTGATAACCCAATATGGCGAGTCTGGAAGCCATTTTGCTTCATAGCCGCATATTTTAGGCAGTCCTTGTGGAAGTGCTGAGTAATCCTCCTCGATAATGGGTAAGATTGTATAAAATTCTGGTGGATTTCCTATTATCCCTACACTCAAGTCTTTTCCTGTCAGGAATTCTTCAACAAGAATAGGTTTGTCATACCCAAATTTCTCACGGATTTCTGAAATAGCGTTTACCAGTTCCTCAATATTATTTGCCACACTCCGCTGTGTTATACCAAAACTGGAGTCCCCAAAGTTGGGTTTTGTAATTACCGGGAATTCAAAAGGAATCTCAAAAGTGGTATCTTCTGGTTTGATAAAGAAAGCCTCTGGAACTGGAATCTCCATCTCTTTTGCAATTCCACGCACAAGTGATTTATCATAGCAGTAAGCAAGACATTGTGGGCCGGCGCCTGTATATGGAATATCAAGCATTTCCATCAAAGAAGGGATATGAAGTTCTTTTCTCGGGTCGTTAGCATATCCTTCATCACACAAATTAAAAACAAAATCTATTTGAGGTTTTAGTTTTACCAACTCCTGATACAAGGTATCGTGGTTATTAAGTGGTATAAACCGATAACCATGAAGTTCTCTTAAGGCATCTTTTAATTGGTCAATTGTATAGAAATCATCGTCATCAAAGATGCACATTGGTTTTAATGGGTCGGGTTTTGACGGGTCACCTAAAATTACGGCTATATTTCTTAGTGATTCTTTTGGTTTTTTCTTAATGGGTGTCCATTCTTTTCTAACTATAGAGCTGACGAGGATGCGTCGTTCCATCATACCGAGGTCTTGATTTCGATGGGAATCCGTTATTATTTCTCCATGAAAGGCAATATTCGTAAATCCTGCGGATTTGAGAAGTTCTTCCATACTTTCTCGGGTGTAAAGTCTTTCTGCATAAAATTGGTCTGTAATCACACCCTTTTCGACATGAGTTACTACCTCTCGTGAGATTAGACGCTGTTTATCTTTTGAAAGCGAACGCTCTCGACAAACAAAATGCTTTTTGTCTATCCATTCCCATGACCTTGGTTGAAATTGTTTTTTTAAATATTTTCCATCTGCCACATCGATAAGGATTCGTCCCCAGGGTTTCAGGACTCTAAAGATTTCCTTGAGCACCTGCAAATCATCCTGAATTGTTTCAAAATAGCCGAAGCTGTTACCCAGAATTACCACCACATCGAATGTATCGGGTGAAAATGGGATTTTTCTGGCATCGCCTTCTTTAAATCTGATATTCAAGCCTTCTTTTTTTGCTTGTGTTTTTGCCTTTTGAATGAGGTAATAGGAGCGGTCTAAGGCATCAATATCGGTTATACCACGGCTGGCTAATTCAAAGGTGTGTCGTCCCTGTCCGCAACATAAATCTAAAATTCTATCTTCTGGCGACAGTCTCAGGATTTTTGAAAATAAATCAACCTCCTTCGCGGTCAAGTTTTCATCCTCAACTACATCCGCATCTGTTTTTAAATAAATTGAGTTGAATATCCGTCGCCACCAATCCGGCTGAACATACTCCTCCAAATTGTGCAAAGGACCAAATGTCCTTTTACATCCTAATGTTACCTTTTCTTTACGAAATGGTTTGACATTAGATACTTTTATTTTCATTTTATTCCCCCCCCCAAAAAAAAGTTTAGGATAATAATATCATTTTTTGGATAATTTTGCAACAAAAATTTTAATAAAAAAATAAAATTTTTGGTTATCCACTTGACAAAAAAAAGATATTATGATATAATTTTAATTAATGGAAAGTATGACCAACCCAAAAATCTTTCCCAATTAAAATCAATTTTTCCATAAAGTGCTTCTCTAATTCTTTTTAAATATCCTGAGGAATAAAAAGATTACCCTGTTATTTAAGGATGGACACTAAATTTTGGGAGAAATAATATATGCCCACCAGGGAACAAGGCATAAAAAAAGACCGTGGAACAAAAATTGACATCTTGAGTTTTTTTTATAAATATCCAATAAAAAACTTACCTGTGGTAGATAAAAATAAATGTATTATTGGAATTCTGGTAAAAGAGAGTTTAATTGCATCATCTACGGTCACTTCAAATTTGACCACACCACTGACAAAAGTCATTTCAGACCATCTTGTCCCGGTGATATTAGAAAAAGATTATCAAATCTTACAAGGGTTACTTCAAAACTTTAAAAAAGTTACGACTATCCCGGTTATTGATGTTAAAGGTAGGGTGGTTGATTGGTGGAATAGATTTGATTTAATCTGTGCCTGGGAAGGATACCCGGACTTAGCTACCCAGCACTTTGAAACAATTTTCGCTAATTTCCCTTATCCTGTGGTGATTGTTGATAATAAATTAAAAATAACTTATATGAATTTAGCCGGTATCAATCTGACAATCACCGGTCGGGGAAGAAAAGTAATCGGAAAATCTTTGAATGAAATCTTTCCTGTGGTGAAGGATATTAGTGATTCTTCTATTATCGATGAACGGATACTCATAGAAGGAGAAGAATTTAGATAT comes from bacterium and encodes:
- a CDS encoding glycosyltransferase, whose protein sequence is MATISIIIPTYNAENFLPQAINSVVEQTYQDIEIIVVDDGSTDNTKRIIEPFMDKIYYIYKDNGGSASARNVGIKSAKGEYIAFLDADDIWLPQKLELQINLFRQCQEIDWIHTNLMLIDESGNIIGVRRVSDTLSGNIFKTLFMENWVLTSSVMVKKDCFKMIGMFDEALSRTEDYDFWLRLAHHYKCGYLEQPLVKYRIHPTQKIKKIDRLFFDEKAIIEKTIQNFPEIAGKSKLRYGKLYFTWGRRYFEIGELQNAKKKFKIALTYQPLNPKYIIYYLSCLFNLPQLIWGIRWIK
- a CDS encoding glycosyltransferase family 1 protein — translated: MRIGIDVRKIVFQQMIGGLAVYSYNLVKHLAKIDKENEYILFHSFVRPKNYKLIRDLETSNFKNRVFRCQTQFLENWVWGRFHLPIELLVGKVDIFHQTFSPSPPQLFGKSIVTIYDSGVGMRECLNFLAKKYELERAITLKRTDFIITISHHIKNYIREVLKIPQEKIGVTYLGVGEEYYPINDKNILNNIRKKYNLNRKYLLYVGNLTPRKNVGRLVEAFYELKNNVSEAYNLVIAGCKWRLETDEILKKVQELNLKEDVIFINEIPMEDMPGLYSSAEVFVFPTLVEGFGLPVVEAMACGTPIIASATTATAEVVEDAGILVNPYNVEEISQAMGQVLTNTTLANELREKGIQRAKFFSWEKTANETLKIYKMVSLAN
- a CDS encoding glycosyltransferase family 1 protein, with the translated sequence MKIGIDARSLIREERAGLEQYLANLISHLEKIDKENQYFLFFNFIRPQYQRFLPQFTSNNFHNAVCPIPSKIMTRLFKVSLPIEFCLGRLDVFHGPRHLLLPSIWAKTVLTIHDLMFIDHPEFLKLEWVKSLEKEVHKGIKRANLIISDSLFTKNRILENWKKMSAEKIKVIYSGVNECFYPIEDKVIIDKIKHKYGIKNRYILFVGNVEPKKNLIRLFEAFSQLKNSIDGYNLVITGGGWAFDKVFQKVNELNLQKDVIFTGYISDEDLPALYSGAEIFVFPSLYEGFGLPVIEAMACGTPVITSNIASLPELARDAGILIDPFKVEDIAGAMYQLLSDTNLRIELGKKGLQRAKLFSWEKTASETLAVYKELA
- a CDS encoding methyltransferase domain-containing protein, coding for MKIKVSNVKPFRKEKVTLGCKRTFGPLHNLEEYVQPDWWRRIFNSIYLKTDADVVEDENLTAKEVDLFSKILRLSPEDRILDLCCGQGRHTFELASRGITDIDALDRSYYLIQKAKTQAKKEGLNIRFKEGDARKIPFSPDTFDVVVILGNSFGYFETIQDDLQVLKEIFRVLKPWGRILIDVADGKYLKKQFQPRSWEWIDKKHFVCRERSLSKDKQRLISREVVTHVEKGVITDQFYAERLYTRESMEELLKSAGFTNIAFHGEIITDSHRNQDLGMMERRILVSSIVRKEWTPIKKKPKESLRNIAVILGDPSKPDPLKPMCIFDDDDFYTIDQLKDALRELHGYRFIPLNNHDTLYQELVKLKPQIDFVFNLCDEGYANDPRKELHIPSLMEMLDIPYTGAGPQCLAYCYDKSLVRGIAKEMEIPVPEAFFIKPEDTTFEIPFEFPVITKPNFGDSSFGITQRSVANNIEELVNAISEIREKFGYDKPILVEEFLTGKDLSVGIIGNPPEFYTILPIIEEDYSALPQGLPKICGYEAKWLPDSPYWVIKSIPAQLPEETKKSIVECCLKLYERLECRDYCRFDWRVDSDGNPKLLEVNPNPGWCWDGHLAKMAKIEGISYSEMIGTIIRATEQRLGLQMTNGKKEETLIRAAA